In Triticum aestivum cultivar Chinese Spring chromosome 5B, IWGSC CS RefSeq v2.1, whole genome shotgun sequence, the following proteins share a genomic window:
- the LOC123117066 gene encoding transcription factor JUNGBRUNNEN 1, with translation MVAKAEMSAMEMEKAMSDGEVVLGGAGDEEEDVVLPGYRFHPTDEELVTFYLRRKVARKPLRIEVIREMDIYKHDPWDLPKASTVGGEKEWYFFCLRGRKYRNSIRPNRVTGSGFWKATGIDRPIYSAGTGGAGSGVSIGLKKSLVYYRGSAGKGTKTDWMMHEFRLPPAAAAATNSSPSMQEAEVWTICRIFRRTITYRKQQQPWRPAPAPSAADSNSNTGSFESSEAGDEYMNCLQAPSAPCIPQQQQHQQQYVSQVGTVDSVNFFYEDTVHNQQFQGQWSTAPAPPVPEQKLQSPLSTAVSFHQNDHSHAVAASDFYKVEGYLEEIARMMEVTDPAGFYDYDYRSYG, from the exons aggaggacgtggtgctGCCGGGGTACCGGTTCCACCCCACCGACGAGGAGCTCGTCACCTTCTACCTCCGGCGCAAGGTGGCCAGGAAGCCGCTCCGCATCGAGGTCATCCGGGAGATGGACATCTACAAGCACGACCCATGGGATCTCCCCA AGGCGAGCACGGTCGGTGGGGAGAAAGAGTGGTACTTCTTCTGCCTGAGGGGCAGGAAGTACCGTAACAGCATCCGGCCAAACCGGGTCACCGGCTCCGGCTTCTGGAAGGCCACGGGCATCGACCGGCCGATCTACTCCGCCGGCACCGGCGGCGCCGGTTCTGGCGTGTCCATCGGGCTGAAGAAGTCGCTCGTCTACTATCGCGGCAGCGCCGGAAAGGGCACCAAGACCGACTGGATGATGCACGAATTCCGCCTCCCGCCGGCCGCCGCGGCGGCCACCAACTCCTCCCCGAGCATGCAGGAAGCC GAGGTGTGGaccatctgcaggatcttcaggaGGACCATCACCTACCGGAAGCAGCAGCAGCCGTggaggccggcgccggcgccgtccgCCGCCGACTCGAACTCTAACACGGGGAGCTTCGAGTCGTCGGAAGCCGGCGACGAGTACATGAACTGCCTGCAGGCACCCTCCGCTCCATGCATcccccagcagcagcagcaccagcagcagtACGTCAGTCAGGTGGGCACGGTGGACAGCGTCAACTTCTTCTACGAGGACACCGTGCACAACCAGCAGTTCCAGGGGCAATGGAGCACCGCACCCGCCCCGCCGGTGCCGGAGCAGAAACTACAGAGCCCGTTGTCGACGGCCGTCTCCTTCCACCAGAATGACCACAGCCACGCCGTCGCCGCGAGCGATTTCTACAAGGTCGAGGGGTACTTGGAGGAGATCGCGAGGATGATGGAGGTCACCGATCCGGCAGGGTTTTACGACTACGACTACAGATCATACGGTTGA